One genomic segment of bacterium includes these proteins:
- a CDS encoding ABC transporter ATP-binding protein, which yields MSVTSQARPSGRTEADEGGRLLVEARDLQKKFKSYHAVRGVSFQCYAGEVFGLLGPNGAGKTTTIRMLTTILKPTSGTARIAGHDVVRDPEAVRRSIGVLPENAGVYGRLSGREAIRYAGRLYGHGGPELEQRIVEIADALELTTHLDRLTDTYSKGMKQKVNVARALIHNPPVVFLDEPTSGLDVFSARSVRDFVLRFKTEGRCVILSTHMMEEAERLCDRVAIIAGGRIRAEGDLAALKAETGQDLEEIFMTMVGQSIVT from the coding sequence ATGAGCGTCACCTCGCAGGCGAGGCCGTCCGGCCGGACCGAGGCCGACGAGGGGGGACGGCTGCTCGTCGAGGCGCGCGACCTCCAAAAGAAGTTCAAAAGCTACCACGCCGTGCGGGGCGTGTCGTTCCAGTGCTACGCCGGGGAAGTCTTCGGCCTGCTCGGTCCGAACGGGGCGGGCAAGACCACGACGATCCGCATGCTGACGACCATCTTGAAGCCCACGTCGGGCACGGCCCGCATCGCCGGCCATGACGTCGTTCGCGATCCCGAGGCGGTGCGGCGGTCCATCGGGGTGCTGCCGGAGAACGCCGGCGTGTACGGCCGGCTCAGCGGGCGCGAGGCGATCCGCTACGCCGGCCGGTTGTACGGCCACGGAGGTCCGGAGCTCGAGCAGCGGATCGTCGAGATCGCCGACGCGCTGGAGTTGACCACGCACCTGGACCGGCTGACCGATACCTACAGCAAGGGCATGAAGCAGAAAGTGAACGTGGCCAGGGCCCTGATCCACAACCCGCCGGTCGTGTTCCTCGACGAGCCAACCTCCGGGCTCGACGTCTTCTCCGCGCGCTCCGTGCGCGACTTCGTCCTGCGGTTCAAGACCGAGGGGCGGTGCGTGATCCTCTCGACCCACATGATGGAAGAGGCCGAGCGCCTGTGCGACCGGGTCGCGATCATTGCCGGCGGCCGCATTCGGGCGGAGGGCGATCTTGCCGCGCTGAAGGCGGAGACCGGGCAAGACCTCGAAGAGATCTTCATGACGATGGTCGGGCAGAGCATCGTCACATGA